ttataaagtataaactaggattttgacccgccgcgcgttgcggcggcgtcgaAAGTAATTAACTCgtatttatactttatatttGATCCGGCTCTTTACTAAAAAAACATTATGACACCGTCGAATGAAAACgtatttatactttatatttGACCGGCTCTTTACTGAAAAAAAGTTATTGAAAACGTGTTACCTGGCTGTCGATTGCATCTCTCAAGCACCGAAAACGGCATGAATTGGTCTCGAGTGCGAGTGATGTGTAGGTTTTTGCTACTCCACCTTCAGCAATTACTTAAAATGATGATATAATTATCTGCATTTGATGATAATATTGTTTGTATCTTCTATCAACCTGTGCACATAAAAAATTTGTTTCTTGAGTTCTTGGTTTTGTATTCTTGTTTTCCACTGATATTATCTACTTAATTCTTATCAGTCaaagattgaaaaaaaaaacatttgaccAGTCTGACTTGCAAATGCCAGCATCATATTCAATCATTCATACATCAATCTTTgatcacacaaaaaaaaaaaaaaaaaaaaaagcatttgACCACAAAATTTTGCCATGATCTCATCAGTTATTTATCAATCATCCTCAAACCAAAAAACACAAACTGGAAAAAACCAATTGCATGATATCATCAATCTTTGACTTTCTTTCAAATCCAATCAACCTAACAACATAAATTTCACAATATAAAAAAGGGTAATTCAAGAAGAATCAACAGATCTAAGAGTAAAATTACCAGTAAGCCCAGTTCCATCAATCCCATTTGTAACATCTTCGGCTCTTGAATTTGCAGAAAACCCTGATGGCCCACTAAACAGTGAGTATATCCACGTCATCTTGATTGATGGGTCGCTAAAAGATTGGATTTTTATAGGAAAGAAGAAGTGCCCACTTGGATTAAAGTGGTTTAGAATAAGATGGTGAACGTATAGATACAAAACTTGGGTACTTATGGGGTTTgaatggaagaagaagaagaagactcGCCTCTGCTTCAGCCGGAGACGGCAACACAGTGTACGACGGTTGAGCAGCCGGCGGTGGCGGAATCGACCCACCAACACCTCCAGTCCCCGGCGGTGCT
The sequence above is drawn from the Helianthus annuus cultivar XRQ/B chromosome 12, HanXRQr2.0-SUNRISE, whole genome shotgun sequence genome and encodes:
- the LOC110896592 gene encoding pre-mRNA-processing-splicing factor 8A-like translates to MWNNSEQEMWNNGAIDPPGTSGGPPLAPPGTGGVGGSIPPPPAAQPSYTVLPSPAEAEGFLQIQEPKMLQMGLMELGLLVDRRYKQYYHQMQIIISSF